Proteins from one Telopea speciosissima isolate NSW1024214 ecotype Mountain lineage chromosome 1, Tspe_v1, whole genome shotgun sequence genomic window:
- the LOC122648717 gene encoding pentatricopeptide repeat-containing protein At2g13600-like, whose amino-acid sequence MLIRRTFCSWGQQQSLAEKLWALSMEGRLDEVIRILRQTPDSARQLLTSETYLPLIRCCIKFKAFAQGREIHKHIVDSGIRPDVVILNNLMMLYSKCGNLEVTRQVFEGMAERNLFSWTAMIGAYSNSGYSLKAFKSYEQMILAGFRADHFLYPLVLKSCSGMKALGRGQRVHADIIRSGFQWDLVVMNSLVDMYAKCGNVGDAKRTFDEMAVRDIFAWTSMIVGYTQMGHGLQALELFKGMMLSGVKPCSATLAGILPIFSDLGSLELSKQIHGLVIISGFEYEKFVGTSLIDMYANCGGLGYGRLIFDRVKDKDVVCWNTMIKGYAQVDLFDEVLELLRWMDKDGKIPNKTTWDCIISHFLQRGQPVEVLFSLVNQLEQNGMMLNVMSLTLLDQLCEQVEDIKQVNELHGHLSRDGYILGSIVASCLIRMYSKCGDLEAAQEVFDCIRSKELDCWNSIIACFAYNGYANKALELFDSMRKNCMKPNVHSWNTVIAGFIDVGDFETALETFTSMKWSNQKPNPTSFDIILPVIGSSSCSVIGKQLHCMFLRNDCEMSRFVCTAFINMYGNCRNVDYAINLFESIDDKDLVSWNAIISALAKNGYLNEASRTFHEMKMAGVSANIITWTALVSGYAQNGEVDESFKHFCELQLEGLKPNSITIASILPACAQSATLSHGKSIHCYIIRSGLHYDDLFIANALIDMFVKCGCMEYAERVFRILHWKDVVSWNTMIQGFSVHGKAESALTLFSQMLADRVDPDGVTFVGVLSACSHAGLVEEGWKHFNSMNASYGIVPSGKHYACMVDLLGRKGHFEDVRNFILQMPLQPTASLWGALLSACKTHGNVEMAEYAMDHLIELQPQNPGNYVILSNIYANAGRWNDVDHVRKLMVDHGVRKLPGCSWIEIGSSIHAFTVENTWNEDMNQEINKMLLDLAAVMIEERFVPQINTIGFT is encoded by the coding sequence CGCCTCGACGAGGTCATTCGAATCCTTCGCCAAACCCCAGACTCAGCCCGCCAACTTTTGACCTCCGAAACATACCTCCCGCTCATCAGATGTTGCATTAAATTCAAAGCCTTTGCTCAGGGCAGAGAGATCCATAAACACATCGTTGATAGCGGCATCAGACCTGATGTAGTCATACTGAACAATCTGATGATGTTGTATTCGAAATGTGGGAATCTCGAGGTTACCCGCCAAGTGTTCGAGGGGATGGCCGAACGAAACCTCTTCTCTTGGACTGCAATGATTGGGGCATATTCCAACTCTGGTTATTCGCTCAAAGCCTTCAAGTCTTATGAGCAAATGATTTTGGCAGGATTTAGAGCAGATCACTTCCTTTATCCTCTGGTTTTGAAGTCCTGTTCAGGAATGAAGGCTTTAGGGAGAGGGCAACGGGTTCATGCGGATATCATAAGAAGTGGCTTTCAGTGGGATTTGGTCGTAATGAACTCTCTCGTAGACATGTATGCCAAATGTGGAAATGTTGGAGATGCCAAAAGAACTTTCGACGAAATGGCTGTCAGGGATATTTTTGCTTGGACTTCGATGATTGTTGGCTACACCCAGATGGGCCATGGTCTACAAGCATTGGAACTGTTCAAAGGAATGATGCTTTCGGGGGTTAAACCTTGTTCAGCCACTTTAGCGGGGATTTTGCCTATTTTTTCTGATCTGGGTTCACTAGAACTTTCGAAACAGATTCATGGATTGGTTATTATAAGTGGGTTTGAGTATGAAAAATTTGTTGGAACTTCTCTTATCGATATGTATGCAAATTGTGGTGGTCTGGGGTATGGCCGCCTCATATTTGATAGAGTAAAGGACAAGGATGTTGTTTGTTGGAACACCATGATCAAGGGTTATGCTCAGGTGGATCTCTTTGACGAGGTTCTTGAATTATTGAGATGGATGGATAAAGATGGGAAAATTCCAAATAAAACAACATGGGATTGCATTATTTCACATTTTCTCCAAAGAGGACAGCCTGTAGAAGTTCTTTTCAGTCTGGTCAACCAATTGGAGCAGAATGGTATGATGTTAAATGTAATGTCATTAACATTATTAGATCAACTGTGTGAACAAGTAGAAGATATCAAACAAGTAAACGAACTCCATGGGCACCTAAGCAGGGATGGGTATATCTTGGGGAGTATTGTGGCATCTTGCCTTATACGCATGTACTCGAAATGTGGAGATCTTGAAGCTGCTCAAGAAGTTTTTGATTGCATCAGGTCAAAGGAATTGGATTGTTGGAACTCTATTATTGCTTGCTTTGCTTACAATGGTTATGCCAATAAAGCATTGGAACTTTTCGATTCAATGCGTAAGAACTGCATGAAACCTAATGTCCACAGCTGGAATACTGTAATTGCTGGATTCATTGATGTTGGCGATTTTGAGACTGCTTTGGAGACCTTTACTTCTATGAAGTGGTCAAACCAGAAGCCTAACCCAACGAGTTTTGATATTATTCTTCCAGTAATTGGCAGTTCTTCTTGTTCAGTAATAGGGAAGCAATTACACTGCATGTTTCTTAGAAATGATTGTGAGATGAGCAGATTTGTCTGCACAGCATTCATTAACATGTATGGAAACTGTAGAAATGTAGATTATGCAATTAATCTGTTTGAGTCAATAGATGATAAGGATTTGGTGTCATGGAACGCAATCATATCAGCTCTTGCAAAGAATGGATATCTCAATGAGGCTTCAAGAACCTTCCATGAAATGAAAATGGCAGGGGTATCTGCCAACATAATCACTTGGACTGCATTGGTTTCAGGTTATGCACAGAATGGGGAAGTTGATGAAAGTTTTAAGCACTTCTGTGAGCTTCAGTTGGAAGGACTAAAACCCAATTCCATTACAATTGCTAGCATCCTTCCAGCATGTGCACAATCAGCTACTCTATCCCATGGAAAATCCATTCACTGTTACATCATAAGAAGTGGGCTTCACTATGACGATCTATTTATCGCAAATGCACTTATAGACATGTTTGTTAAATGTGGATGCATGGAGTATGCAGAACGAGTGTTCAGGATTCTGCATTGGAAAGATGTAGTCTCATGGAACACAATGATCCAGGGATTTTCAGTGCATGGAAAGGCAGAATCTGCTCTCACTTTGTTTAGCCAGATGTTAGCGGATAGAGTGGACCCTGATGGTGTCACTTTTGTTGGGGTTCTCTCTGCATGTAGTCATGCTGGGCTGGTTGAGGAGGGATGGAAACATTTTAACAGCATGAATGCCAGTTATGGAATTGTGCCAAGTGGGAAGCACTATGCTTGCATGGTTGATCTCCTTGGGCGTAAGGGCCACTTTGAGGATGTTAGAAATTTCATTCTTCAGATGCCGCTGCAACCCACTGCAAGCCTTTGGGGTGCTCTTCTTTCTGCCTGCAAGACCCATGGAAATGTGGAAATGGCTGAGTATGCAATGGACCATCTCATAGAGCTACAGCCTCAGAATCCAGGGAACTATGTGATATTATCAAATATTTATGCAAATGCTGGGAGATGGAATGATGTTGATCATGTGAGGAAATTGATGGTTGATCATGGAGTCAGGAAGCTGCCTGGTTGTAGTTGGATTGAGATTGGAAGCTCCATTCATGCCTTTACAGTTGAAAACACATGGAACGAAGATATGAATCAGGAAATAAACAAAATGCTGTTAGATTTGGCAGCTGTGATGATCGAAGAAAGGTTTGTCCCTCAAATAAACACAATCGGTTTTACATGA